The Thermanaerovibrio acidaminovorans DSM 6589 genome contains a region encoding:
- a CDS encoding flagellar protein FlaG, which translates to MSLDKAGANASHAERNLMPSEEEILGVLRKAEETAKVFGRDLKFQYRKEADIYQVEVIDRREDKVVRKIPPDEIVKLIENINKLLGILFDDRF; encoded by the coding sequence ATGTCCCTGGACAAGGCTGGAGCTAACGCGTCTCATGCGGAGCGAAATCTAATGCCCTCTGAGGAAGAGATTTTGGGAGTGCTCCGAAAGGCGGAGGAGACTGCGAAGGTTTTCGGGAGGGATCTCAAGTTTCAGTATCGCAAGGAGGCGGATATATACCAGGTGGAGGTGATAGACCGGAGGGAAGATAAGGTGGTAAGGAAGATACCGCCGGATGAAATAGTGAAGCTTATTGAGAACATCAACAAGCTTTTAGGGATTTTGTTCGATGACAGGTTTTAG
- the hisH gene encoding imidazole glycerol phosphate synthase subunit HisH gives MAFRLGIVSNGLGNVGSVMSALRFYGYDVDLVSSPSQGGGLSMLILAGVGTYGAAVSSLKNCGMWDFIRQWGESGRPIIGICLGMQLFASHGEEGGVNQGFGWIPGRVVRMEGVKVPHIGWDRVKPRENDLSSKLFSAVRYGYFYFMHMYHMEVDCPDDVIAGVEYGGKDFVAAVGKGNVIGFQFHPEKSQGDGLRVLRSAVEVLSR, from the coding sequence TTGGCCTTTAGACTTGGCATTGTCAGCAATGGTCTTGGCAACGTGGGATCCGTAATGAGCGCTCTCAGATTCTACGGTTACGATGTGGATCTTGTCTCTTCCCCGTCCCAGGGAGGAGGCCTTTCTATGTTGATTTTGGCGGGGGTTGGAACCTATGGGGCTGCCGTCTCTTCCCTGAAGAATTGTGGAATGTGGGATTTTATCCGTCAATGGGGTGAATCGGGTCGTCCCATAATAGGAATTTGTCTTGGAATGCAGCTGTTTGCGTCCCATGGAGAGGAAGGCGGGGTGAATCAAGGTTTCGGGTGGATCCCCGGCAGGGTCGTTAGAATGGAGGGAGTCAAGGTCCCCCACATTGGATGGGATAGAGTCAAGCCGAGGGAAAACGACCTTTCTTCCAAACTTTTCTCAGCGGTGAGATATGGTTATTTTTATTTCATGCACATGTACCATATGGAGGTAGATTGCCCCGATGATGTGATAGCTGGAGTAGAGTATGGTGGCAAGGATTTTGTGGCCGCGGTCGGGAAGGGTAACGTTATAGGTTTCCAGTTTCACCCGGAGAAGAGCCAGGGGGACGGTCTCCGAGTCCTGCGCTCCGCCGTGGAGGTGTTGAGCCGATGA
- a CDS encoding aldo/keto reductase, with protein sequence MQDRLVLGTAQLGMVYGVAGGEVPSYERASCLLKSAWEAGVRILDTARLYGESEDFIGRFMSDTSFFFNVITKISGSRDDMQKQFQVSLSRLNLDSVYGLMLHHGKLLSGPHARSIVSFMLDQRDSGRARKVGFSCYDPDEALAAIDEFKPDVVQIPLNLMDRRFIASGVLQRLKDMGAEVHVRSCFLQGLMLMEPQLSSEKVKGVAPYVESVWRRAKDLGVSPMSLALSFCLSQPQVDLVVVGVDSPSQLMEILRTPIISAGQEIYRGLECDDLSIIDPRSWSR encoded by the coding sequence TTGCAGGATAGGCTTGTCCTCGGAACTGCACAGCTTGGAATGGTTTATGGAGTTGCAGGAGGCGAAGTTCCTTCCTATGAGAGGGCTTCTTGCCTGTTAAAATCCGCCTGGGAGGCAGGAGTTCGAATTCTGGATACGGCGCGCCTATATGGTGAGTCGGAGGATTTTATAGGTAGGTTTATGTCGGATACCTCGTTTTTTTTTAATGTAATAACAAAGATTTCTGGATCTCGGGATGATATGCAAAAGCAGTTTCAAGTATCCCTTAGTAGATTAAATTTAGATTCTGTTTATGGGCTGATGTTGCATCACGGAAAGCTTCTATCGGGTCCACACGCTAGATCCATCGTGTCTTTTATGTTGGATCAGAGGGATAGTGGCAGGGCTAGAAAGGTTGGTTTCTCCTGTTACGATCCTGATGAAGCTCTGGCGGCGATCGATGAATTCAAACCGGATGTGGTTCAGATACCATTAAACCTGATGGACCGGCGGTTCATCGCCTCTGGAGTTCTTCAGAGGCTTAAGGACATGGGGGCTGAGGTGCACGTTAGATCCTGTTTTCTCCAGGGGCTCATGCTAATGGAGCCCCAGTTGTCGTCCGAAAAGGTTAAAGGGGTGGCCCCTTATGTGGAATCCGTGTGGCGCAGGGCAAAGGATCTTGGGGTATCTCCCATGTCCTTGGCTCTCTCCTTCTGCCTCTCCCAGCCTCAAGTTGACCTTGTGGTTGTGGGGGTAGATTCCCCGTCTCAATTAATGGAAATTTTAAGAACCCCCATAATAAGTGCTGGACAGGAAATTTATAGGGGGCTTGAGTGTGATGATTTATCGATCATAGATCCTAGGTCATGGTCAAGATAG
- the hisF gene encoding imidazole glycerol phosphate synthase subunit HisF, with translation MMPKRIIPQFLLKGSRLVKGTSFRDHVDVGDPVSQAMIQDAQGAEEIVLVDVDATREGRLVDTSLISRMVERCRLPIAVGGGVGNVDDASRLFVAGADKVIVNTAAVLNPSMIRPLAERFGAQSVVVSLDLKRNSKRGWVPVVRSGEEEVDLDFVYLLEALEANGAGEFIVTSVDREGTLSGFDLDMLKVVREVVKVPLIASGGAGNYLHLVELFLSIDLEGVGIGKMLALRDYDVVRIKAFLKGRGIPVREA, from the coding sequence ATGATGCCGAAGCGAATAATACCCCAGTTTCTGCTTAAGGGGAGCAGGTTAGTGAAGGGGACTTCCTTCAGGGATCATGTTGACGTTGGGGATCCGGTCTCTCAGGCGATGATACAGGATGCGCAGGGGGCAGAGGAAATAGTCTTGGTGGACGTGGATGCCACCCGGGAGGGCAGGTTGGTAGATACCTCTTTGATCTCGAGGATGGTTGAGAGATGCCGGTTACCCATCGCTGTAGGGGGAGGGGTTGGAAACGTTGATGATGCGTCCCGCCTTTTCGTCGCCGGGGCGGACAAGGTGATAGTTAACACCGCTGCGGTTTTGAACCCATCAATGATTCGGCCTCTTGCGGAGAGATTTGGAGCCCAGTCTGTGGTAGTTTCACTGGATCTCAAGAGAAATTCAAAGCGTGGCTGGGTCCCGGTTGTTCGTTCCGGAGAGGAAGAAGTGGATTTGGACTTCGTCTACCTGCTGGAGGCATTGGAGGCTAATGGGGCTGGGGAATTCATTGTCACGTCTGTTGATAGGGAAGGTACCCTGTCGGGCTTTGACCTTGATATGCTCAAGGTAGTTAGAGAGGTCGTCAAGGTCCCATTGATAGCTTCCGGAGGGGCCGGTAATTATCTTCACCTGGTGGAGTTGTTCCTATCCATAGATTTGGAAGGAGTAGGGATAGGGAAGATGTTGGCCCTTCGGGATTACGATGTGGTCAGGATAAAGGCTTTTCTTAAGGGCAGGGGAATACCGGTGAGGGAGGCGTAG
- a CDS encoding flagellin: protein MRVYHNIPALFAYNSLSATNNNLQKSINKLSTGLRINSAADDAAGLAISEKMRAQIRGLDQAVRNSQDGISMIQTAEGALNETHSILQRMRELSVQAANDTLTQQDRSYIQDEIDQLKDEINRISSTTQFNKKKLLDGSAAVLWSSDKLTTKAFVRGGLRTVDQFGQKNSAEGNYNISIVANPGDAQVQKTDIFKIKHENVIMNVTKNTNKGVEKVRVDSLPAGKFTILAVTSENFSITGGSLQDQQIFGAADGIIISALGGASSAAGGGGSIYFEVVAVDTANSSVTVRGVANVLSVEGDSSTFTNENIILANIALSATTMTAFGTTAMGDGVIAINASTNYSVGDKIVVNFVAGTADGDLQVTISATNNTSWFGNWDISSYTLTAAFTLDASQVAGKDVHFRNFYLNTANGTLYESDIVLTLSTSFTATGATLAAFDAAYVGQTAEADVQLRDLDKFWDANGRFLLDDPKDITIVQGDGTKAKITLYSTDTLRDVQTKMNNAIAFDLGQAKYLTANTDKFVTFVGENEVVAGTSQSVQGTFVIRSAVAGKAGELNFSGDEDLIKALSLNVIRNSTENQFRVSVQDAHSGATVVSNAKVTGNVLYGIVHENVDVEFDNMANVRVSFLNNDFTLSQDTGKIYQTKLHLADNTTVFQIGANEKEDMGVNIGDMSARALGVHNILVTDRDSAARSITVIDNAIDRVSKQRAAIGAYQNRLEHTINNLTVAGQNLTAAESRIRDLDMAKEMMNFTRLNILMQAGNSMLAQANQLPQNVLQLLR, encoded by the coding sequence ATGAGGGTTTACCACAATATACCGGCGCTTTTCGCGTACAACTCTTTGAGTGCCACCAACAACAACCTGCAGAAGTCGATAAACAAGCTCTCTACGGGTCTTAGGATCAACTCCGCGGCGGATGATGCGGCTGGGCTTGCCATAAGCGAGAAGATGAGGGCCCAGATTCGTGGGTTGGATCAGGCTGTTCGGAACAGCCAGGATGGCATATCCATGATCCAGACTGCGGAGGGAGCGCTAAACGAGACCCACTCGATACTTCAGAGGATGAGGGAGCTTTCGGTGCAGGCGGCGAACGACACCCTCACGCAGCAGGACCGGAGCTACATCCAGGATGAGATTGACCAGCTGAAGGACGAGATAAACCGGATATCCAGCACCACCCAGTTCAACAAGAAGAAGCTGCTGGATGGGTCTGCCGCTGTGCTATGGTCCTCTGACAAGCTGACCACCAAGGCTTTCGTGCGGGGTGGTTTGCGGACCGTTGACCAGTTTGGCCAGAAGAACTCTGCAGAGGGTAACTACAACATAAGCATCGTAGCGAACCCCGGTGATGCGCAGGTTCAGAAGACGGATATCTTTAAGATTAAGCATGAGAACGTGATAATGAACGTCACGAAGAACACCAACAAGGGGGTCGAGAAGGTTCGGGTTGATTCCCTGCCTGCCGGTAAGTTCACCATCTTGGCGGTTACCTCGGAAAACTTCTCTATCACTGGTGGTTCTCTTCAGGATCAGCAGATCTTCGGTGCTGCCGACGGCATCATCATATCTGCTCTAGGGGGAGCCAGCAGCGCCGCTGGTGGCGGCGGGTCCATCTATTTTGAGGTTGTGGCGGTGGACACTGCCAACAGCTCTGTGACGGTCCGCGGCGTGGCCAACGTGCTCTCCGTGGAGGGGGACTCCAGCACCTTCACCAATGAGAACATCATCCTGGCTAACATCGCTCTATCCGCCACTACCATGACCGCCTTCGGCACCACCGCCATGGGTGATGGCGTAATTGCCATAAACGCCTCCACCAACTACTCGGTTGGTGACAAGATCGTGGTTAATTTTGTCGCCGGGACTGCAGATGGCGACCTGCAGGTGACCATATCTGCCACCAACAACACCAGCTGGTTCGGCAACTGGGACATCAGTAGCTACACTCTCACCGCCGCGTTCACTCTCGATGCCTCGCAGGTCGCGGGCAAGGACGTTCACTTCAGGAACTTCTACCTGAACACCGCCAACGGTACCCTCTATGAGTCGGATATCGTCCTTACCCTCTCTACTAGCTTTACGGCTACGGGCGCTACCCTAGCGGCTTTTGACGCGGCGTATGTGGGTCAGACCGCTGAGGCGGACGTTCAGCTGAGGGATCTGGACAAGTTCTGGGATGCCAACGGCCGGTTCCTTTTGGACGATCCTAAGGACATAACAATAGTTCAGGGGGACGGTACCAAGGCCAAGATCACCCTCTACTCCACCGACACTCTGCGGGATGTGCAGACGAAGATGAACAACGCCATAGCGTTCGATCTCGGTCAGGCCAAGTACCTGACTGCGAACACGGACAAGTTTGTGACGTTTGTCGGCGAGAACGAAGTTGTGGCGGGAACCTCCCAGTCGGTTCAGGGGACGTTCGTGATCCGCTCGGCGGTGGCTGGCAAGGCTGGTGAGCTTAACTTCTCCGGAGACGAGGACCTGATCAAGGCTCTTAGCCTGAACGTGATCCGGAATTCCACCGAGAACCAGTTCCGGGTGTCCGTGCAGGATGCGCACAGCGGAGCCACGGTGGTTAGCAACGCCAAGGTTACCGGCAACGTTCTCTACGGCATCGTGCACGAGAACGTGGATGTGGAGTTTGATAACATGGCCAACGTCAGGGTCAGCTTCCTCAACAACGATTTCACCCTCTCTCAGGATACGGGCAAGATCTACCAGACGAAGCTCCACCTGGCGGACAACACCACGGTGTTCCAGATCGGTGCCAACGAGAAGGAGGACATGGGGGTCAACATAGGTGACATGAGCGCCAGGGCCCTTGGCGTTCACAACATCTTGGTGACCGATCGTGACTCCGCCGCCCGGTCTATAACGGTGATAGACAACGCCATAGACCGGGTGTCGAAGCAGCGGGCCGCCATTGGTGCCTACCAGAACCGTTTGGAGCACACCATCAACAACCTGACGGTTGCGGGACAGAACCTGACGGCGGCGGAGAGCCGTATCCGCGACCTGGACATGGCCAAGGAGATGATGAACTTTACGCGGCTTAACATCCTTATGCAGGCTGGCAACTCCATGCTTGCGCAGGCAAATCAGTTGCCGCAGAACGTCCTCCAGCTCCTTAGGTAG
- a CDS encoding cytidylyltransferase domain-containing protein, whose protein sequence is MVLVILAVLQARVSSRRLPRKVIKEILGVPMILRQVERIKRSARVDQLVVATSLDASDDVLCDLCERSGLDVYRGSLNDVLDRFYRACLPYAPDHVVRLTGDCPLADPAVIDLVIDEHLKCGSQYTSNTLEPTFPDGLDVEVMAFSALRDAFEEATLPSEREHVTPFIYKHPDRYRLVNVRRKGDNLSHMRWTVDDERDFELVSKIYEALYPLRPDFSSEDVLRLLEAQQELKGINSGAVRNEGYLKSLEEDAQFLKQRGGYDA, encoded by the coding sequence ATGGTGCTGGTGATTTTAGCGGTTCTTCAAGCCAGGGTAAGTTCCCGTCGTCTCCCCAGGAAGGTAATAAAAGAGATACTAGGTGTCCCAATGATCTTGAGGCAGGTGGAGAGGATAAAGAGATCTGCCAGGGTTGACCAGCTGGTGGTGGCCACTAGCTTGGACGCGAGCGATGATGTGCTTTGTGATCTGTGCGAGAGAAGCGGCCTAGATGTTTATAGGGGGTCCCTAAACGACGTTTTAGATCGCTTCTACAGGGCATGTCTTCCCTACGCACCGGATCATGTGGTTCGCCTCACCGGCGATTGCCCGTTGGCTGATCCCGCGGTTATTGACTTGGTCATCGACGAACACTTGAAGTGTGGAAGTCAATATACGAGTAATACGTTAGAGCCGACGTTCCCCGATGGGCTTGATGTGGAAGTGATGGCTTTTTCCGCTTTGAGGGATGCTTTTGAGGAGGCCACGCTACCCTCTGAGCGGGAGCACGTTACGCCTTTCATTTATAAGCATCCCGATAGGTACAGGCTTGTTAACGTAAGGCGTAAAGGGGACAACCTGTCTCACATGAGGTGGACCGTGGATGACGAACGGGACTTCGAGTTGGTGAGCAAGATCTACGAGGCCCTGTATCCCCTTAGGCCAGACTTCTCCAGCGAGGATGTTTTGCGTCTTCTGGAAGCCCAACAGGAGCTTAAGGGTATAAACAGCGGAGCCGTCCGGAACGAAGGCTATCTGAAGTCGCTTGAGGAGGATGCGCAATTTTTGAAACAGAGGGGTGGGTATGATGCCTAA
- a CDS encoding GNAT family N-acetyltransferase codes for MLSVKFKLLSPDDVGPDYVAWMNDPDVTRYLECRFRSYTEEDLRGFVRAMVDSGNNFLFGIYDGEKHVGNIKIGNVDWKHRYGDLGLVIGLKEYWGRGVATKAIDYCCSYAKCELGLRKLFAGIYDGNVGSLRAFLKCGFSKAGVLKEHRICGGTYVDELIVERLL; via the coding sequence ATGTTGAGCGTTAAGTTCAAGCTTCTCTCTCCAGATGATGTTGGCCCAGACTACGTGGCATGGATGAACGATCCAGATGTAACTAGGTATCTGGAGTGTCGCTTCCGAAGCTATACTGAGGAGGATCTCAGAGGATTTGTCCGTGCGATGGTTGACAGCGGGAACAACTTCCTATTCGGAATATATGATGGGGAAAAGCATGTGGGAAACATAAAAATAGGTAATGTGGATTGGAAACATCGATACGGCGACCTCGGCCTGGTTATAGGGCTTAAGGAGTATTGGGGCAGAGGGGTAGCCACCAAGGCGATAGATTATTGCTGTTCATACGCAAAATGTGAGCTAGGGTTGAGGAAATTATTTGCTGGCATTTACGATGGCAACGTGGGATCGCTAAGAGCCTTTCTGAAATGTGGATTCAGCAAGGCTGGAGTTCTAAAGGAGCACAGGATCTGTGGCGGGACTTACGTTGATGAGCTTATCGTGGAGAGACTGCTCTGA
- a CDS encoding N-acetyl sugar amidotransferase: protein MEELQRCSRCVLPITWETVYFDEEGVCNICRNWDVKQKEIDWKARDRELREIFNEVKGRNLPYDCIVPFSGGKDSTFTLWAIVREYGLKPLVVSFDHWFYRPNMLENRKRTFRRLGVDVMTFTPNWKIVRRLMLESLIRKGDFCWHCHAGVFAFPMHMAVKFKVPLVIWGEGGGEYEAYFRFADLEETDEWKFNRRIVLGMRAEDMAGFIGVEARDLMPYAYPSRQELDEVGVKSLPLGKYRPWDVKKHVEIIKRELGWQEDEIESGFPGPTYEKIECMFTGVRDYIKYLKRGFSRITHLTTLDIRHGRMTREEALEHIKRYEERKPKSLEVFLEYIGITEEEFNEIVARHLISPALPKDPSSIPEGDKLRDQESWFRDSDDLNYRGKVW, encoded by the coding sequence TTGGAGGAACTTCAGCGTTGCAGCCGGTGCGTTCTACCCATAACTTGGGAGACGGTATATTTTGACGAGGAAGGCGTCTGCAACATTTGCAGAAATTGGGATGTTAAGCAGAAGGAGATAGATTGGAAGGCTAGAGATCGGGAGCTCAGGGAGATATTTAATGAGGTTAAGGGCAGGAACTTGCCCTACGACTGTATAGTTCCATTCAGTGGGGGTAAGGACTCGACCTTTACTTTATGGGCTATAGTCAGGGAATATGGGTTGAAACCTCTGGTTGTATCCTTCGATCACTGGTTCTACAGGCCTAACATGTTGGAGAACAGGAAGCGCACGTTCCGAAGGCTTGGGGTCGATGTGATGACCTTCACACCCAACTGGAAAATAGTTAGGCGATTAATGTTGGAGTCGCTCATCAGGAAGGGAGATTTCTGTTGGCACTGCCATGCTGGTGTATTTGCTTTTCCAATGCATATGGCGGTTAAGTTCAAGGTGCCGTTGGTGATATGGGGAGAAGGCGGCGGGGAGTACGAGGCCTATTTCCGTTTTGCCGATCTGGAGGAGACCGATGAGTGGAAGTTCAACCGCCGCATAGTCCTTGGGATGAGGGCGGAGGACATGGCGGGTTTCATCGGAGTTGAGGCGCGGGATCTGATGCCGTATGCATACCCGTCAAGGCAAGAGCTTGATGAAGTTGGCGTTAAAAGCTTGCCCTTGGGGAAATATCGTCCTTGGGATGTCAAAAAACATGTGGAGATCATAAAGAGAGAGCTGGGATGGCAGGAAGATGAGATAGAAAGTGGCTTCCCCGGTCCCACATACGAAAAAATAGAGTGTATGTTCACCGGAGTAAGGGATTATATAAAATACCTAAAGAGAGGTTTCTCCAGGATAACCCATCTGACAACCCTCGACATACGCCACGGCAGGATGACCAGGGAGGAAGCCCTGGAGCACATAAAGAGGTACGAGGAGAGGAAGCCCAAGAGTCTGGAGGTCTTCCTTGAGTATATAGGTATAACGGAAGAAGAGTTTAATGAGATAGTTGCTAGGCACCTAATAAGTCCCGCTCTGCCAAAGGACCCCTCTTCCATACCGGAGGGGGATAAGCTGAGGGACCAGGAAAGTTGGTTCAGAGATTCGGACGATCTAAATTACAGGGGAAAGGTCTGGTGA